Proteins encoded by one window of Enterobacter hormaechei subsp. xiangfangensis:
- a CDS encoding glycosyltransferase family 4 protein → MKVGKKIKIVHVQLLPLLSGVQRVSLQEFLLLNSDRYEKILICKEPGDLTKESEKVGVKCFYVPSLVRNISPFKDFKSFINLLSLFKYIKADIVHTHSAKTGVLGRIAAKLAGVPIVIHTVHGFSFESTNNKAISFVYKFVEFVSAFFSDRIICLHNEDKKKCINILKVPKEKICILPNGVDLDKFHPVEEKQKKLLRANFNLQHASLIFTMVGRLWDQKNPLLLVQAAQKYLRCNSESNDVFILVGDGDLRIKIEELAAKEINAGKIILLGWRNDIAEILSLSDVFILPSKWEGMPLAILEAQAAGLPCIASDIAGNKSLIKDNINGILFKNDSVNSLLTKIKLMSLADERKRISHNAMDIVKKDHCIQSRIKEIESLYESLLN, encoded by the coding sequence ATGAAAGTTGGTAAAAAGATAAAGATCGTGCATGTACAATTGCTTCCGCTATTAAGTGGAGTACAACGGGTATCCCTTCAAGAATTCCTATTATTGAATAGTGATCGATATGAGAAAATTCTTATTTGCAAAGAGCCCGGCGATTTAACCAAAGAGTCCGAAAAAGTTGGTGTTAAATGTTTTTATGTGCCCTCGCTTGTAAGAAATATATCGCCATTCAAAGATTTTAAATCTTTTATTAATTTATTATCGTTATTTAAATACATTAAAGCAGACATTGTCCACACACATTCTGCTAAGACTGGTGTTCTTGGCCGAATTGCAGCAAAATTAGCTGGTGTACCAATTGTAATACATACAGTACATGGATTTTCTTTCGAAAGTACTAATAATAAAGCTATATCTTTCGTATATAAGTTTGTAGAATTTGTAAGTGCTTTTTTTAGTGACAGAATTATTTGTTTACATAACGAAGATAAAAAAAAATGTATAAATATTCTGAAGGTTCCTAAGGAAAAGATTTGTATATTGCCTAACGGTGTTGATTTAGATAAATTTCACCCCGTAGAAGAAAAACAAAAAAAACTTTTAAGGGCGAATTTCAACCTCCAACACGCTTCACTTATATTTACAATGGTTGGTCGATTATGGGATCAAAAAAATCCACTCTTGTTAGTTCAAGCGGCACAAAAGTATTTGCGATGTAATTCTGAATCAAATGATGTCTTTATACTTGTAGGCGATGGTGATCTGAGAATTAAAATTGAGGAATTAGCGGCTAAAGAGATAAATGCTGGGAAAATTATTTTATTGGGATGGCGAAATGATATTGCTGAAATTCTTTCTTTAAGCGATGTATTTATCTTACCTTCAAAATGGGAAGGTATGCCATTGGCCATACTTGAGGCGCAAGCTGCGGGTTTACCTTGTATCGCTTCTGATATAGCTGGTAACAAATCCTTAATCAAAGATAATATCAACGGTATATTGTTTAAGAATGATTCGGTGAATAGTTTGCTAACAAAAATAAAATTAATGTCATTGGCGGACGAAAGAAAGAGAATTAGTCATAATGCTATGGATATAGTTAAAAAAGATCACTGTATTCAATCAAGGATTAAGGAAATAGAATCTTTATACGAAAGTTTGCTTAATTAA
- a CDS encoding glycosyltransferase family 2 protein, whose amino-acid sequence MTNRTTSISVVIPVYNCETTIKKTIDSVLAQENIDFEVIIVDDGSTDRSAEIITEYDDARIRYFYQENSGISCALNYGISKSNAPFVARIDGDDVALPNRFKKQYDVLKSNTQVCLVGTAVDYINSKGAVIGRTFPYVFRFSASKILLRQNLFAHPSVMFRKDIFIRAGGYPNELSGICEDYYLWTRMIKFGEMINLSESLTQYRISEGQITDWVPSKEYYSLIRKIIACNFIDSGLVSKLKETKENDKKVNDINSKTIKFKREQAIKNNLFNRFYCYLIKYKIPKYDAAKYICIIKSMIVYIRHTLNKI is encoded by the coding sequence ATGACAAATAGAACTACTTCGATTTCCGTTGTTATTCCAGTTTATAACTGTGAAACAACAATAAAAAAAACCATCGATTCTGTTCTTGCTCAGGAAAATATAGATTTCGAAGTTATCATCGTGGATGATGGTTCTACAGATAGAAGTGCTGAAATCATAACTGAGTATGATGATGCGCGCATACGTTATTTTTACCAAGAAAATAGTGGGATAAGTTGCGCTTTAAATTATGGCATTTCTAAATCTAATGCTCCATTTGTAGCTAGAATTGATGGTGATGATGTAGCTTTACCAAACCGATTTAAAAAACAATATGATGTCCTTAAAAGTAATACACAAGTATGTCTGGTAGGAACAGCTGTTGATTATATTAACTCCAAAGGGGCTGTTATTGGCAGGACATTCCCCTACGTATTTCGCTTTAGCGCATCAAAAATATTATTACGGCAAAATTTATTTGCCCATCCTTCGGTTATGTTTAGGAAAGATATATTTATAAGAGCTGGAGGATACCCAAATGAATTATCAGGAATATGTGAAGATTATTATCTTTGGACACGGATGATTAAGTTTGGAGAAATGATAAACTTATCTGAATCCCTTACGCAGTATCGAATTTCTGAAGGGCAAATTACAGATTGGGTACCTAGTAAAGAATATTACAGTCTTATCAGAAAAATAATAGCATGTAATTTCATAGATTCTGGGCTAGTATCTAAGTTGAAAGAAACTAAAGAAAATGACAAAAAAGTTAACGATATAAATAGTAAAACTATTAAATTTAAGCGGGAGCAAGCTATTAAAAATAATTTATTTAACAGATTTTATTGCTACCTTATAAAATATAAAATTCCGAAATATGATGCAGCAAAATACATATGTATAATAAAGAGCATGATCGTATATATACGCCACACCCTAAATAAAATATAG
- a CDS encoding glycosyltransferase family 4 protein — MIKETKILFIDSYYNSLYGAQKSMLNLAEKLKERNLEVVIASVAQGDLLKEASYKGFNIFCFDLNYYLLRSISVNNTFLKKIWYLCVLFLTWCKILFKYIFQLKKYDVICINDIRTCILLLPLIIIYQRKMIWYIRIREEQKKIVYILSHFFSTVIFISSDLQESTHLSKRTKTEKLLTGFPNHDLKLKESILNEVKFVTVGSINARKNQIEVLNVFKRLDKKINSKCTLDIIGSYEPEDYDYYKTLEKKISDDCLLKDKVQIKGYSNNVINELEEYDVFIFSSLREGLPRSVIEALQAGLYVIARPVDGIKDIILMDDLGFIYSRLDDFDDFTVNKISLYTKKKNLKQARNAFVNNRFDNDKYVDNFLKIINSVLGKA, encoded by the coding sequence ATGATTAAAGAAACAAAAATACTCTTCATCGATAGTTATTATAATTCTCTTTATGGCGCGCAGAAAAGCATGCTTAATTTAGCGGAAAAACTTAAAGAACGCAATTTAGAAGTTGTTATTGCGTCAGTTGCGCAAGGCGACCTTCTTAAAGAGGCTAGTTATAAAGGATTTAATATATTTTGCTTTGATTTAAACTATTATCTACTACGTTCTATATCGGTTAACAATACCTTTTTAAAAAAAATATGGTATCTTTGTGTATTATTCTTGACATGGTGCAAGATACTTTTTAAGTACATTTTTCAGTTAAAAAAATATGATGTTATATGTATTAATGATATTAGAACCTGTATTTTACTATTGCCATTGATAATAATTTATCAAAGAAAGATGATATGGTATATACGCATTCGTGAAGAACAGAAAAAAATTGTTTATATACTATCGCACTTCTTCTCTACTGTTATATTTATATCTTCAGATTTACAAGAATCTACACATTTATCTAAAAGAACTAAAACCGAGAAGCTTCTTACAGGATTTCCAAATCATGATCTTAAGCTCAAAGAAAGTATCTTGAATGAAGTTAAGTTTGTCACTGTTGGTTCAATTAATGCTCGTAAAAACCAAATCGAAGTTTTAAATGTATTTAAACGACTTGATAAAAAAATAAATTCGAAATGTACATTAGATATTATCGGTTCATATGAACCTGAAGATTACGATTATTACAAAACATTAGAAAAGAAAATTTCAGATGATTGTTTATTAAAGGATAAAGTACAGATCAAAGGATATAGTAATAATGTTATTAATGAATTAGAAGAATATGACGTATTTATTTTTTCTTCATTGAGGGAAGGATTGCCACGTTCAGTCATAGAAGCGTTGCAGGCAGGATTGTATGTAATAGCAAGACCGGTTGATGGAATAAAAGATATTATATTAATGGATGATTTAGGTTTTATTTACTCGAGGCTAGATGATTTTGATGATTTTACAGTTAATAAAATTTCTCTATATACTAAAAAGAAAAATTTAAAACAAGCTCGCAATGCTTTTGTTAATAACCGATTCGATAATGATAAATATGTTGATAATTTTTTGAAAATAATTAATTCAGTCTTAGGTAAAGCTTGA
- a CDS encoding lipopolysaccharide biosynthesis protein gives MKEKQHDLKAGFKWSAIERIITQFAQLLVLLVLARILGPKAYGLVGMLTIFIAVSQTLVDSGFSSALIRRNNNTQKQYSTIFWFNFGTALFLYIVIFFSAKEISHFFNEPQLEKIIKVLGLVIIINALCIVHRTKLTINLDFKSQSQISFLSVLISGVGSIVVAINGGGVWSIVFNNILFSLLSTIMYFYKCKWVPNLVFNRRFFYATSRFSGNLLVASLLNTFFDNLYQLVIGKFFNTSQVGFFTQAKNLTLLPTNTYSAIIQRVTYRYFSEIKNNRTMLNEQYEETVKYATVIFFPLIFGLAFFSENIVSIILGKEWIITARYIFVLCFCYCFYPIHALSLNVLNVYGRSDLFLKLEVFKKILISLLMIATIKFGIEWMCWGLVLYSVIATYINSIYTNKFLDTTFMKLLSIISPAFIISLVSFFVSHLIINNLSNEFLKLGGLLFGCCVYFMTYYVYDKNTVKTIYFWVKRNDK, from the coding sequence TTGAAAGAAAAGCAGCATGATCTTAAAGCCGGATTTAAGTGGAGTGCAATTGAACGCATTATAACGCAATTTGCACAGTTATTAGTCCTGTTAGTATTAGCGAGAATCTTAGGACCTAAAGCTTATGGCTTAGTTGGTATGTTAACAATTTTTATAGCTGTTTCACAAACACTAGTTGACAGCGGTTTTTCGTCTGCTTTGATAAGGCGCAATAACAATACACAAAAGCAGTATTCAACAATTTTTTGGTTTAACTTCGGGACTGCATTGTTTTTATACATTGTAATTTTCTTTAGTGCAAAAGAAATTAGTCATTTTTTCAACGAACCGCAATTAGAAAAGATAATAAAAGTTTTAGGTTTGGTTATCATCATCAATGCCTTATGCATAGTTCATAGAACCAAACTTACGATCAATCTAGATTTCAAAAGTCAATCACAAATATCATTTTTATCAGTGTTAATTAGTGGTGTTGGTAGTATTGTTGTAGCTATTAATGGAGGAGGAGTTTGGTCGATTGTATTCAATAATATCCTTTTTTCATTATTATCAACAATTATGTATTTTTATAAATGTAAATGGGTTCCTAATCTAGTTTTTAATAGAAGATTTTTTTATGCTACTTCGAGATTTAGCGGCAATTTATTAGTAGCATCTTTATTGAATACATTTTTCGATAATTTGTACCAATTAGTTATAGGCAAATTTTTCAACACTTCACAAGTTGGTTTTTTTACACAAGCTAAAAATTTAACTCTGTTACCAACTAATACATATTCGGCAATAATACAACGAGTTACTTATCGCTATTTTAGTGAGATCAAGAATAATAGAACAATGCTGAACGAACAATACGAAGAAACAGTTAAGTACGCAACTGTTATTTTTTTTCCATTAATATTTGGGTTGGCCTTTTTTAGTGAAAACATAGTTAGTATAATATTAGGTAAAGAATGGATAATTACTGCCCGTTATATTTTCGTATTATGTTTCTGTTATTGTTTTTATCCTATTCATGCACTAAGTTTAAATGTTCTTAATGTATACGGAAGATCAGATCTTTTCCTGAAACTAGAAGTATTTAAAAAAATACTCATATCATTGTTAATGATAGCTACTATTAAATTTGGTATAGAATGGATGTGTTGGGGGTTGGTTTTGTACTCCGTTATTGCAACTTATATAAATTCAATTTATACAAATAAATTTTTAGATACAACTTTTATGAAATTGCTGAGTATTATCAGTCCGGCTTTTATAATATCGCTGGTTTCTTTTTTTGTTTCACATCTAATAATCAATAATTTGTCAAATGAATTTCTTAAGCTTGGAGGTTTACTATTCGGTTGTTGCGTATATTTTATGACTTATTATGTGTATGATAAAAATACTGTAAAAACAATATATTTTTGGGTAAAGCGCAATGACAAATAG
- a CDS encoding glycosyltransferase, translated as MKRRVLHIVGTLDVGGIEKWVCNMINYELNNKNEIDFYIFSLDCSRDKIVPQIQLPRGKIFFSSSNSIIGRISSFVKLIRRIEPDVIHFHPGYSSGIYLTLAKFFSKNIRIVHSHSDRRSIDFKISKLRKCYIAIMKFFIRYFSDYRIAVSKKAGDSLFDENYFIHHCGVPEPQKLTAKEEQDKQKRSSYKIYHIGRNSEAKNYPFILDLAESLLENKDIQFYCLGAGLEKIHSDAVRRNISNISFPGFIEDPSYEILLNADLFILPSLWEGLPLSVVEAQKCRIPCLVSKNVTQECNIGLAHFIKLDVDTWKLAILEYKENNLSDCQIDNMKFSLEIDMCYFKKLYGINYVN; from the coding sequence ATGAAGCGTAGAGTACTTCACATTGTTGGGACGTTAGACGTAGGTGGTATAGAGAAATGGGTTTGCAATATGATCAACTATGAGTTAAATAATAAAAACGAAATTGATTTTTATATATTTTCATTGGATTGTTCTCGTGATAAAATAGTCCCGCAAATACAATTACCAAGAGGAAAAATATTCTTTTCAAGTTCAAACTCAATTATTGGGAGAATTTCAAGTTTTGTGAAATTAATCAGACGGATAGAGCCAGACGTTATACACTTCCATCCCGGTTATTCTTCAGGTATCTATTTAACACTTGCTAAATTCTTTTCTAAAAATATAAGAATTGTGCATTCTCATTCAGATAGAAGAAGTATTGATTTCAAGATTAGCAAGTTGCGGAAATGCTATATAGCTATAATGAAGTTTTTTATAAGGTACTTCAGCGATTATAGAATAGCTGTATCAAAAAAAGCGGGCGATTCATTATTTGACGAGAATTACTTTATCCATCACTGCGGTGTGCCAGAACCCCAAAAACTTACCGCTAAAGAAGAGCAAGATAAGCAAAAAAGATCAAGCTACAAAATTTACCATATAGGACGTAATTCAGAGGCTAAGAATTATCCCTTTATCTTGGATCTGGCCGAAAGTTTATTAGAAAATAAAGATATTCAATTTTACTGCTTAGGTGCCGGTTTAGAAAAAATACATAGTGATGCCGTTCGACGTAATATAAGTAATATAAGTTTTCCCGGATTTATTGAAGATCCAAGTTACGAGATTTTACTTAATGCTGATTTATTTATATTGCCCTCATTATGGGAAGGATTACCACTGAGTGTTGTTGAAGCTCAAAAATGTCGTATTCCATGTTTAGTATCAAAAAATGTAACACAGGAATGTAATATTGGTTTAGCACATTTTATCAAACTTGATGTGGATACTTGGAAATTGGCTATACTTGAATACAAAGAGAATAACCTTAGTGATTGCCAAATTGATAACATGAAATTCTCACTCGAAATTGACATGTGTTATTTTAAAAAATTATATGGAATAAATTATGTTAATTAA
- a CDS encoding EpsG family protein: MNANLFLTLTLFIINPMLGTLSSIIVLARIESISIFLISLMGGITAYNLVPYETMDLATHYYKFEALKGINYYFIFDEGINVLFYFYMKALGDLGFNKEWVPFFSTFFGYFFLLTSLKRNLPASLRDSTRIYLYLLWFLTISFLSLSNGIRSGLSSALFIYALQYAYNKKMFKAILWGIISTLVHSFVAPLLFIIIVINFLNKFFSKRMLKICLIACIVVSGFVGVLAILENIISSLSFIPYIDQIYKIYIVGDRWGSSAEFDLNTRIAQFITQLPFFFSVFILLISNRKNIIFITAVLISCISIITFQFWVISERYQYVTILTTTFYLISKESTFLLPKRFLLLTLFILQIIVTIWAFYRFRYMIIPSIAFITYPFLFCFYRTLDLSKLIKV, translated from the coding sequence GTGAACGCTAATTTATTTTTAACTCTTACATTATTTATAATAAATCCTATGCTGGGTACATTATCTTCTATTATTGTACTTGCTAGAATTGAATCTATTAGTATTTTCTTAATCTCATTAATGGGAGGGATTACAGCCTATAATCTGGTTCCTTATGAAACAATGGATTTAGCTACTCATTATTACAAATTTGAAGCGCTGAAAGGAATCAACTATTATTTTATCTTTGATGAGGGGATTAATGTTTTATTCTATTTTTATATGAAGGCACTAGGAGATCTCGGCTTCAATAAAGAATGGGTACCGTTTTTTAGCACATTTTTTGGATACTTTTTTTTATTGACATCATTGAAAAGAAATTTACCAGCATCACTGCGAGATAGCACTAGAATATATTTATATTTGCTGTGGTTTTTGACTATATCCTTTTTATCTTTGAGTAATGGAATAAGAAGTGGGTTGTCAAGTGCACTATTTATTTACGCATTGCAATATGCCTATAATAAAAAAATGTTTAAAGCAATTCTTTGGGGTATAATTTCAACATTAGTACATAGTTTTGTAGCCCCTTTACTTTTTATCATTATAGTTATAAATTTTTTAAATAAATTTTTCTCCAAGCGGATGCTAAAGATATGCCTCATTGCATGCATAGTGGTATCTGGGTTTGTTGGTGTTCTTGCGATCCTTGAAAATATTATTTCATCATTATCATTCATTCCCTACATTGATCAAATATATAAAATTTATATTGTTGGTGATCGTTGGGGTAGTTCTGCGGAGTTCGATTTAAATACTAGAATTGCACAGTTTATTACTCAATTGCCATTCTTTTTTTCAGTCTTTATATTATTGATATCTAATCGGAAAAATATTATCTTTATAACTGCTGTTCTCATTTCATGTATATCAATAATTACTTTTCAATTCTGGGTTATTAGTGAGCGTTATCAATATGTGACAATATTAACAACAACATTTTATCTGATCTCAAAAGAAAGCACGTTCTTATTACCTAAGAGGTTTTTATTATTAACTTTATTTATATTGCAAATTATAGTAACGATATGGGCATTTTATCGCTTTAGATATATGATAATCCCAAGTATAGCTTTTATTACCTACCCTTTTCTTTTCTGTTTTTATCGCACTTTGGATTTATCAAAATTAATAAAGGTTTAA
- the galF gene encoding GalU regulator GalF, with protein sequence MINLKAVIPVAGLGMHMLPATKAIPKEMLPIVDKPMIQYIVDEIVAAGIKEIVLVTHSSKNAVENHFDTSYELEALLEQRVKRQLLAEVQSICPPGVTIMNVRQAQPLGLGHSILCARPVVGDNPFIVVLPDIIIDTASADPLRYNLAAMVARFNETGRSQVLAKRMKGDLSEYSVIQTKEPLETEGQVSRIVEFIEKPDQPQTLDSDLMAVGRYVLNADIWAELEKTKPGAWERIQLTDAIAELGKKQSVDAMLMTGDSYDCGKKIGYMQAFVNYGLRNLKEGAKFRSRIEKLLADG encoded by the coding sequence ATGATTAATTTGAAAGCAGTCATACCGGTAGCGGGTTTGGGCATGCACATGTTGCCCGCCACAAAGGCCATTCCTAAAGAGATGCTGCCGATCGTTGACAAGCCGATGATTCAGTACATCGTCGACGAGATTGTTGCTGCGGGGATCAAAGAAATCGTTCTGGTGACGCACTCTTCTAAGAACGCCGTCGAGAACCACTTCGACACCTCTTATGAACTCGAAGCGCTTCTTGAGCAGCGCGTTAAGCGTCAGCTTCTGGCAGAAGTTCAGTCTATCTGTCCTCCTGGCGTGACCATCATGAACGTGCGTCAGGCGCAGCCGCTGGGTCTGGGCCACTCAATCCTCTGCGCGCGGCCAGTGGTGGGCGATAACCCGTTCATCGTGGTTCTGCCGGACATCATTATTGATACCGCTTCCGCCGATCCGCTGCGTTATAACCTGGCGGCAATGGTCGCTCGCTTCAATGAGACGGGCCGCAGCCAGGTGCTGGCGAAACGTATGAAGGGCGATCTCTCCGAGTATTCTGTTATTCAGACTAAAGAGCCACTGGAGACAGAAGGGCAGGTGAGCCGGATTGTTGAGTTTATCGAAAAACCCGATCAGCCGCAGACCCTGGACTCTGACCTGATGGCAGTCGGCCGTTATGTGCTGAATGCGGATATCTGGGCCGAACTGGAAAAAACTAAGCCGGGTGCCTGGGAGCGTATTCAGCTGACCGATGCGATTGCTGAGCTGGGGAAAAAGCAGTCGGTTGATGCCATGCTGATGACCGGCGACAGCTATGACTGCGGTAAGAAAATAGGATATATGCAGGCGTTTGTGAACTATGGCCTGCGTAACCTGAAGGAAGGGGCGAAGTTCAGAAGCCGGATTGAGAAGTTGCTGGCTGACGGTTGA
- the gndA gene encoding NADP-dependent phosphogluconate dehydrogenase, translating into MSKQQIGVVGMAVMGRNLALNIESRGYTVSVFNRSRDKTEEVIAENPGKKLVPFYTVKEFVESLETPRRILLMVKAGAGTDAAIDSLKPYLDKGDIIIDGGNTFFHDTIRRNRELSAEGFNFIGTGVSGGEEGALKGPSIMPGGQKEAYELVAPILTKIAAVAEDGEPCVTYIGPDGAGHYVKMVHNGIEYGDMQLIAEAYSLLKGGLNLSNEELAETFTEWNKGELNSYLIDITKDIFTKKDEEGKYLVDVILDEAANKGTGKWTSQSSLDLGEPLSLITESVFARYISSLKEQRVAASKVLSGPQAKPAGDKAEFVEKVRRALYLGKIVSYAQGFSQLRAASDENNWDLNYGEIAKIFRAGCIIRAQFLQKITDAYAENAGIANLLLAPYFKQIADEYQQALRDVVAYAVQNGIPVPTFSAAVAYYDSYRAAVLPANLIQAQRDYFGAHTYKRTDKEGVFHTEWLD; encoded by the coding sequence ATGTCCAAGCAACAGATCGGCGTTGTCGGTATGGCAGTGATGGGGCGCAACCTGGCGCTCAACATCGAAAGCCGTGGTTATACCGTCTCCGTTTTCAACCGCTCCCGTGATAAGACCGAAGAAGTCATCGCTGAGAATCCAGGCAAAAAACTGGTTCCTTTCTATACGGTTAAAGAGTTCGTTGAGTCTCTGGAAACACCTCGTCGTATCCTGTTAATGGTGAAAGCGGGCGCAGGTACCGACGCTGCTATCGATTCACTGAAACCGTATCTGGATAAAGGCGACATCATTATCGATGGCGGCAACACCTTCTTCCACGACACCATTCGTCGTAACCGTGAACTGTCTGCTGAAGGCTTCAACTTCATTGGTACCGGCGTATCCGGCGGTGAAGAGGGCGCTCTGAAAGGTCCATCCATCATGCCTGGCGGTCAGAAAGAAGCGTACGAACTGGTTGCGCCTATTCTGACTAAAATCGCAGCCGTAGCTGAAGACGGCGAGCCATGCGTGACCTATATCGGTCCTGATGGCGCTGGTCATTACGTGAAAATGGTTCACAACGGCATTGAATATGGCGACATGCAGCTGATTGCTGAAGCCTACTCTCTGCTGAAGGGCGGTCTGAACCTCTCCAACGAGGAGCTCGCAGAGACCTTCACCGAGTGGAACAAAGGCGAGCTGAACAGCTATCTGATCGACATCACCAAAGATATCTTCACCAAGAAAGATGAAGAGGGTAAATACCTGGTCGATGTGATTCTGGATGAAGCGGCGAACAAAGGTACCGGTAAATGGACCAGCCAGAGCTCTCTGGATCTGGGTGAGCCGTTGTCCCTGATCACCGAATCCGTATTTGCACGTTATATCTCTTCTCTGAAAGAGCAGCGTGTTGCGGCATCTAAGGTGCTGTCTGGTCCTCAGGCTAAACCCGCTGGTGACAAAGCTGAATTCGTTGAAAAAGTCCGTCGTGCACTGTACCTGGGTAAAATCGTCTCTTACGCGCAGGGCTTCTCTCAGCTGCGTGCAGCTTCAGACGAGAACAACTGGGATCTGAACTACGGTGAGATTGCGAAGATCTTCCGTGCCGGCTGTATCATTCGCGCCCAGTTCCTGCAAAAAATCACCGATGCCTATGCTGAAAATGCGGGTATCGCCAACCTTCTGCTGGCGCCTTACTTCAAGCAGATTGCTGACGAATATCAGCAGGCGCTGCGTGATGTTGTTGCGTACGCGGTGCAGAATGGTATCCCGGTTCCAACCTTCTCCGCTGCGGTGGCGTACTACGACAGCTATCGTGCTGCCGTTCTGCCAGCGAACCTGATTCAGGCACAGCGTGACTACTTCGGTGCGCATACCTATAAGCGTACGGATAAAGAAGGTGTGTTCCACACCGAATGGCTGGATTAA
- the galE gene encoding UDP-glucose 4-epimerase GalE has protein sequence MNILLTGGAGYIGSHIAVELLLKGYNVFLFDNLSNSNEIVVEKIHQITGRKPFLYKGDLLSFDELKSFFSNYHIDQVIHLGALKSVGESVGKPIKYYLNNITGTLNLVKVMDYFGIRDLIFSSSATVYGNPRTLPLTESSPTGEVQNPYGYTKLMVEHILEDLCRSNSEWNITSLRYFNPVGAHPSGLIGEDPQDIPNNILPYITQVAIGKREQLFVFGDDYNTKDGTGVRDYIHVQDLALGHIAALKRIKEQKKYKIYNLGTGRGYSVLDLIHTFEKINRISIPYIITDRREGDIAECWSSPALAQQELGWRACKTLDEMLKDAWNFQVKNPNGMK, from the coding sequence ATGAATATTTTACTTACTGGTGGTGCTGGATATATTGGTAGCCATATAGCAGTGGAGTTACTACTTAAGGGTTATAATGTTTTTTTATTTGATAATCTTTCGAATTCCAATGAAATTGTTGTAGAAAAGATACATCAGATTACCGGTAGAAAACCTTTCCTTTACAAGGGGGATTTATTATCTTTTGATGAGTTAAAATCTTTTTTTTCTAACTATCATATTGATCAGGTAATCCATTTAGGCGCTTTAAAATCAGTAGGTGAGTCAGTTGGTAAACCTATCAAGTATTATCTCAATAACATAACTGGTACTCTAAATTTAGTTAAGGTTATGGATTATTTTGGGATTAGGGATCTAATATTTAGTTCATCAGCAACTGTTTATGGAAATCCTAGAACGCTACCATTGACGGAGTCCTCACCTACAGGAGAAGTCCAAAACCCATACGGTTATACTAAATTAATGGTTGAACATATATTAGAAGATTTATGTCGTTCTAATTCAGAATGGAATATAACTTCTTTGAGATATTTCAATCCTGTAGGTGCTCACCCTAGTGGATTAATTGGAGAAGATCCACAAGACATACCTAACAATATCCTTCCATATATTACTCAGGTAGCTATAGGAAAACGAGAGCAGCTCTTTGTTTTTGGGGATGACTACAATACTAAAGACGGAACTGGTGTGCGAGATTACATTCATGTTCAAGATCTTGCTTTAGGACATATAGCTGCATTAAAACGAATAAAAGAACAAAAAAAATACAAAATATATAATTTAGGTACTGGAAGAGGATATTCAGTACTCGACCTTATTCACACTTTCGAGAAAATTAACCGTATATCAATTCCATACATAATAACTGACCGACGTGAGGGCGACATTGCCGAGTGCTGGTCCTCCCCAGCCCTTGCTCAACAAGAGCTGGGATGGAGAGCATGTAAAACACTAGACGAAATGTTGAAGGACGCATGGAATTTTCAAGTTAAAAACCCTAATGGTATGAAATAA
- a CDS encoding acyltransferase, translating into MLIKAFRKFGQILNTTIYKVLFKRLYVNPIKSHFFGVLTIEKEGEVVIEDLFRARRGMCINCKGGKIKIGKSVFFNNNVSINCQQSVSIGDNVLIGESVKIYDHDHDYRKGNIEKRDSFICSPVNIGHNVWIGSNVLILRGVTIGDNCIISAGSIVTKSIPSNNILIQKHISEYKEIKIL; encoded by the coding sequence ATGTTAATTAAAGCTTTCCGTAAATTTGGGCAAATTTTAAATACAACTATTTACAAGGTTTTGTTTAAGAGACTGTATGTTAATCCTATAAAATCACATTTTTTTGGCGTATTAACTATTGAAAAAGAAGGAGAGGTTGTTATAGAGGATCTGTTTCGCGCTCGCAGAGGTATGTGTATTAATTGTAAAGGCGGAAAGATAAAAATAGGGAAGTCAGTTTTTTTTAATAATAACGTTTCAATTAATTGTCAGCAAAGTGTTTCAATAGGGGATAACGTCTTAATAGGTGAGAGTGTTAAAATTTATGATCACGATCATGACTATCGTAAAGGAAATATTGAAAAAAGAGATTCCTTCATTTGTTCCCCTGTAAATATTGGGCATAATGTATGGATTGGTAGTAATGTGCTGATTTTGCGAGGTGTAACGATTGGAGATAATTGCATTATTAGCGCTGGTTCGATTGTGACGAAAAGTATTCCAAGCAATAATATATTAATTCAAAAACATATTTCCGAATACAAGGAAATAAAAATATTATGA